Proteins from a genomic interval of Nocardioidaceae bacterium:
- the gnd gene encoding decarboxylating 6-phosphogluconate dehydrogenase, translated as MKLGMIGLGKMGGNMRERLRRADHEVVGFDQSPDKRDVDSLEALVEALPSPRVIWVMVPAGEATAQTISSLGDLLDEGDLVIDGGNSRWSDDLEHAELLGSKKIGFVDCGVSGGVWGLQEGYALMAGGSDADIATAQPIFDALKPPGDFGWVHAGPCGAGHFAKMVHNGIEYAVMQAYAEGFELLQASDQVENVTEVFRSWKQGTVIRSWLLDLLVDALDERPGLEGIAGYADDSGEGRWTVEAGISHAVPTPAIAAALYARFTSRQSDSPAMQAVAAMRNQFGGHAMKTDGDG; from the coding sequence GTGAAGCTCGGCATGATCGGACTCGGCAAGATGGGCGGCAACATGCGCGAGCGTCTGCGCCGCGCCGACCACGAGGTCGTCGGGTTCGACCAGAGTCCCGACAAGCGCGACGTCGACTCCCTCGAGGCCCTGGTCGAGGCCCTGCCCTCGCCGCGGGTGATCTGGGTGATGGTCCCGGCCGGGGAGGCGACCGCGCAGACGATCTCCTCGCTCGGCGACCTCCTCGACGAGGGCGACCTCGTCATCGACGGCGGCAACTCCCGCTGGAGCGACGACCTCGAGCACGCCGAGCTGCTGGGGTCGAAGAAGATCGGCTTCGTCGACTGCGGCGTCTCCGGCGGCGTCTGGGGTCTGCAGGAGGGCTACGCGCTGATGGCCGGCGGCTCCGACGCCGACATCGCGACCGCACAGCCGATCTTCGACGCGCTGAAGCCGCCGGGCGACTTCGGCTGGGTGCACGCCGGGCCGTGCGGTGCCGGCCACTTCGCGAAGATGGTGCACAACGGCATCGAGTACGCGGTGATGCAGGCGTACGCCGAGGGCTTCGAGCTGCTGCAGGCCAGCGACCAGGTCGAGAACGTCACCGAGGTGTTCCGGTCCTGGAAGCAGGGCACCGTCATCCGCTCCTGGCTGCTGGACCTGCTGGTCGACGCCCTCGACGAGCGACCCGGGCTCGAGGGCATCGCCGGCTACGCCGACGACTCCGGTGAGGGCCGGTGGACGGTCGAGGCCGGCATCTCCCACGCGGTCCCGACCCCGGCCATCGCGGCCGCGCTCTACGCGCGCTTCACCTCGCGGCAGAGCGACTCCCCGGCCATGCAGGCGGTCGCCGCGATGCGCAACCAGTTCGGTGGTCACGCGATGAAGACCGACGGGGACGGCTGA
- the recF gene encoding DNA replication/repair protein RecF: MHVRHLTLRDFRSYASLDVELGPGPTAFVGRNGQGKTNLVEAVDYLAHLGSHRVASDAPLVRRGAEAALVRAAVERDGRLATLEVEIIPGRSNRARVNRNALPRSRDLVGLLRTVVFSPEDLALVKGDPGERRRFLDDLMTLRTPRLAGVRADYERVLKQRASLLKTARGVRRGTGRGAGRGTPDENLESTLAVWDERLCSLGAEILEARLLLLAALQPYAQSAYAAVALGVARDDLVLGHRASVELGEHGDVSGETEPRPGRRAELEARLQSGLAARRDEELERAQNLVGPHRDDMSLELGDLPVKGYASHGESWSVALALRLASYELLRADGDDPILVLDDVFAELDAGRRDQLAALVADAEQVLVTAAVEADVPQSLAGARFVVEDGEVQGEHDPAVGPGGADEPASGD, from the coding sequence GTGCACGTCCGCCACCTCACCCTGCGCGACTTCCGCTCCTACGCCTCCCTCGACGTCGAGCTCGGTCCCGGGCCCACGGCGTTCGTCGGTCGCAACGGCCAGGGCAAGACCAACCTCGTGGAGGCCGTGGACTACCTCGCCCACCTCGGCTCCCACCGGGTGGCCTCGGACGCCCCGCTGGTCAGACGCGGAGCCGAGGCGGCGCTGGTCCGTGCCGCGGTTGAGCGGGACGGACGGCTGGCGACGCTCGAGGTCGAGATCATCCCGGGCCGCTCGAACAGGGCGCGCGTCAACCGCAACGCGCTCCCGAGGTCACGGGACCTGGTGGGTCTGCTCCGGACGGTGGTCTTCAGTCCCGAGGACCTCGCCCTGGTCAAGGGCGACCCCGGGGAGCGTCGCCGGTTCCTCGACGACCTGATGACCCTGCGTACGCCACGCCTGGCGGGCGTCCGCGCGGACTACGAGCGGGTGCTGAAGCAGCGCGCCTCGCTGCTGAAGACGGCCCGTGGCGTACGTCGGGGCACCGGGCGGGGGGCCGGTCGGGGGACCCCCGACGAGAACCTGGAGTCGACGTTGGCGGTGTGGGACGAGCGCCTGTGCAGTCTCGGCGCGGAGATTCTCGAGGCCCGGCTCCTGCTGCTGGCCGCGCTCCAGCCGTACGCGCAGTCGGCGTACGCAGCGGTGGCCCTCGGCGTCGCCCGCGACGACCTGGTGCTCGGCCACCGCGCGAGCGTGGAGCTCGGCGAGCACGGTGACGTCAGCGGGGAGACCGAGCCGCGGCCGGGGCGGCGTGCCGAGCTGGAGGCGCGGCTGCAGTCGGGCCTGGCGGCGCGCCGCGACGAGGAGCTGGAGCGGGCGCAGAACCTCGTGGGACCGCATCGCGACGACATGTCGCTGGAGCTGGGGGATCTGCCGGTGAAGGGCTACGCGAGCCACGGTGAGTCGTGGTCGGTCGCGCTGGCGCTGCGGCTCGCCTCCTACGAGCTCTTGCGCGCCGACGGCGACGACCCGATCCTGGTGCTCGACGACGTCTTCGCAGAGCTCGACGCGGGGCGGCGCGACCAGCTCGCGGCGCTCGTCGCCGACGCGGAGCAGGTGCTGGTCACCGCGGCCGTGGAGGCCGACGTCCCGCAGTCGCTGGCAGGCGCCAGGTTCGTGGTCGAAGACGGGGAGGTGCAGGGTGAGCACGACCCCGCCGTCGGGCCCGGAGGAGCAGACGAGCCGGCCAGCGGAGACTGA
- the dnaN gene encoding DNA polymerase III subunit beta, translated as MKFRVERDVLADAVAWTARSLPARPSTPVLAGLLIEAGGGTDGSGAGPDSLVLSAFDYETSARATLSAEISGEGRVLISGRLLADVCRSLPDRPVEMVADGSKVTLTCGSARFSFQTMPVEEYPSLPSMPEATGTVSAETFTAAVGQAVTAAGRDDMLPVLTGVRVEIEGSTINLLATDRFRLSHRELGWDPGASDVSAAALIPAKVLNDTARALAAGGEITIALSSAGQGEGIIGFEGRAGGGVRRTTTRLLEGEFPKVRSLFPSEHGTVAKLDRATLVDAVKRVKLVADRNTAVQLAFTAGQLTLDAGSGEEAQASEAIEAEVTGEDITTGFNPDYLLDGLSALETPQVEMAFTQSSKPVVISGVRSEGDNGEVVDSSFRYLLMPRRLLG; from the coding sequence GTGAAGTTCCGTGTGGAGCGAGACGTTCTCGCAGACGCCGTCGCCTGGACCGCCCGCAGCCTCCCGGCGCGCCCGAGCACGCCGGTGCTCGCCGGGCTCCTGATCGAGGCCGGTGGTGGCACCGACGGCAGCGGTGCGGGCCCGGACTCCCTGGTGCTCTCGGCCTTCGACTACGAGACCTCCGCCCGGGCGACCCTGTCCGCCGAGATCTCGGGCGAGGGCCGGGTGCTGATCTCCGGGCGCCTGCTCGCCGACGTGTGCCGCAGCCTGCCCGACCGACCGGTCGAGATGGTCGCCGACGGCTCGAAGGTGACCCTGACCTGCGGGTCCGCGCGGTTCTCGTTCCAGACGATGCCGGTGGAGGAGTACCCGTCCCTGCCGAGCATGCCCGAGGCGACGGGCACCGTCTCCGCCGAGACCTTCACCGCGGCGGTCGGTCAGGCCGTCACCGCGGCGGGCCGCGACGACATGCTCCCCGTCCTCACCGGCGTGCGCGTCGAGATCGAGGGCTCGACGATCAACCTGCTCGCCACCGACCGGTTCCGGCTCTCCCACCGTGAGCTCGGCTGGGACCCCGGTGCCTCCGACGTCTCGGCGGCCGCGCTCATCCCGGCCAAGGTGCTCAACGACACCGCCCGCGCCCTCGCGGCCGGCGGCGAGATCACGATCGCCCTCAGCTCCGCCGGCCAGGGCGAGGGCATCATCGGGTTCGAGGGCCGCGCCGGCGGGGGCGTACGCCGCACCACCACGCGCCTGCTGGAGGGCGAGTTCCCCAAGGTCAGGTCGCTGTTCCCCAGCGAGCACGGCACCGTGGCGAAGCTCGACCGGGCCACCCTCGTCGATGCCGTGAAGCGGGTGAAGCTCGTCGCCGACCGCAACACCGCGGTGCAGCTGGCGTTCACCGCGGGCCAGCTGACCCTCGACGCCGGCAGCGGCGAGGAGGCCCAGGCCTCCGAGGCGATCGAGGCGGAGGTGACCGGTGAGGACATCACCACCGGCTTCAACCCCGACTACCTCCTCGACGGCCTCTCCGCCCTGGAGACCCCGCAGGTCGAGATGGCCTTCACCCAGTCCTCGAAGCCGGTGGTGATCTCCGGCGTCCGCAGCGAGGGCGACAACGGCGAGGTCGTGGACTCCTCGTTCCGCTACCTGCTGATGCCGCGCCGCCTGCTCGGCTGA